The following proteins are encoded in a genomic region of Corylus avellana chromosome ca4, CavTom2PMs-1.0:
- the LOC132179408 gene encoding protein PLANT CADMIUM RESISTANCE 2-like, which yields MKNCCITCWCPCITFGQIAEIVDKGGSSCGASGALYTLIACVIGCPCFYSCFYRSKMRQQYMLEESFCGDCMIHCLCEGCALCQEHRELQNRGYDMSIGWHGNVERRNKEAMMGRPVVEGSMSR from the exons ATGAAAAATT GTTGCATAACATGCTGGTGCCCCTGCATTACTTTTGGCCAAATCGCGGAGATCGTGGATAAAGGAGGATCAT CTTGTGGTGCTAGTGGAGCGTTGTACACACTTATTGCCTGTGTGATTGGTTGTCCATGCTTCTACTCTTGTTTCTATCGCTCCAAAATGAGGCAGCAGTATATGCTGGAGGAGAGCTTCTGTGGGGATTGTATGATTCACTGCCTCTGTGAGGGATGTGCCTTGTGCCAAGAGCATCGTGAGCTCCAAAACCGCGGCTACGACATGAGCATtg GCTGGCATGGAAACGTGGAGCGACGTAATAAGGAGGCCATGATGGGCCGTCCTGTGGTGGAAGGGAGCATGAGCCGATAG
- the LOC132178843 gene encoding protein PLANT CADMIUM RESISTANCE 2-like yields MYSSQPNTYEKYSDGQPVSSDSAATGVPYDPSLSQPSAFSIDKPKPRVPWTTGLFDCFSDMKTCCITCWCPCITFGQIAEIVDKGGSSCGASGALYTLIACVIGCPCFYSCFYRSKMRQQYMLEESFCGDCMIHCLCEGCALCQEHRELQNRGYDMSIGWHGNVERRNKEAMMGRPVVEGSMSR; encoded by the exons ATGTATTCATCACAGCCAAACACTTACGAGAAGTACTCCGATGGGCAGCCTGTGTCCTCCGATTCCGCCGCCACGGGCGTTCCATATGATCCCTCCCTTTCCCAGCCAAGTGCGTTTAGTATTGATAAGCCTAAACCTCGAGTCCCTTGGACCACCGGCCTCTTCGACTGCTTCTCCGACATGAAAACTT GTTGCATAACATGCTGGTGCCCCTGCATTACTTTTGGCCAAATCGCGGAGATCGTGGATAAAGGAGGATCAT CTTGTGGTGCTAGTGGAGCGTTGTACACACTTATTGCCTGTGTGATTGGTTGTCCATGCTTCTACTCTTGTTTCTATCGCTCCAAAATGAGGCAGCAGTATATGCTGGAGGAGAGCTTCTGTGGGGATTGTATGATTCACTGCCTCTGTGAGGGATGTGCCTTGTGCCAAGAGCATCGTGAGCTCCAAAACCGCGGCTACGACATGAGCATTG GCTGGCATGGAAACGTGGAGCGACGTAATAAGGAGGCCATGATGGGCCGTCCTGTGGTGGAAGGGAGCATGAGCCGATAG